One region of Priestia megaterium genomic DNA includes:
- the mngB gene encoding mannosylglycerate hydrolase: MKNVHIVPHMHWDREWYFSTEESRILLVNNMEEILHMLETNPDYPYYVLDGQTSILEDYFAVKPENKERVKALVTKGKLIIGPWYTQTDEMVVGGESIVRNLLYGLKDCEEFGSSMKIGYLPDSFGQSAQMPQILNGFDIHYSIFWRGTSERHGTDKTEFYWRTEDGSKVLVQLFPLGYAIGKYLPEDESELQKRIDKYFAVLDRGATTKNIILPNGHDQMPIQQNIFTIMDKLKTLYPEREFFLSKYENVFEELEKNEDLPLLQGEFLDGKYMRVHRSIYSTRTDIKAANTRIENKITNVLEPLASMAYKLGFEYHHGLIELIWKEIMKNHAHDSIGCCCSDKVHREIMNRFFLAEEKTDQLIEFYKRKIVDSVQADNDFDRLAAFNFLPYKREEVLTTTIITKLKTFTLTDKDDNQVPFDVLNSEVMDPGLIDRQIVHYGNYDPFIKYTVQFKDTLPSMGYKTYFVVPSEQDSIQNQCQQVKEIETEFYHITANKNGTINLFDKQLNQLFNNVLLLENGGDDGDEYDFSPLENEQLLYSNNVNATVLMTENKYEATVEIHYTFDVPKNLEARKYRNINSSIDISMKLIIPMHKQIISIEMEINNQAEDHRLRALIPTEIASSFSVSDNQFGTIKRDVYDSAMDLWQQEGWDERPDSIYPMLSFVSLADHNKGVSVLTNSIREYEIIGENYETIALTLFRSVGTLGKEELIRRPGRPSGIKLPTPDSQMIGKLRLEFALVTHSNSANIARIAKHYTTPVHFYNKIPFNAMKLNKENISTPMSFSLLTEENSDMVISTLKKAEKDSALILRFYNAASKEKIALFKLKAEEVYEINLNEKPIQTLQVNDSSISLPVKSNQVKSILFA; this comes from the coding sequence ATGAAGAATGTTCACATTGTACCTCATATGCACTGGGATCGAGAATGGTACTTTTCAACAGAAGAATCACGCATCCTTCTTGTTAATAATATGGAAGAAATTTTGCATATGCTTGAAACCAACCCTGACTACCCTTATTACGTATTAGATGGACAAACCTCTATTTTAGAAGATTACTTCGCGGTGAAGCCAGAAAACAAAGAACGAGTAAAAGCTCTTGTTACAAAGGGAAAGCTTATTATCGGTCCTTGGTATACCCAGACCGATGAAATGGTGGTTGGTGGTGAATCAATCGTCCGCAACCTTTTATATGGGTTGAAAGATTGCGAAGAATTCGGAAGCTCAATGAAAATTGGCTATTTGCCTGATTCATTTGGACAATCCGCACAAATGCCGCAAATTTTAAATGGATTTGATATCCATTACTCTATTTTTTGGAGAGGAACTTCAGAACGTCATGGTACAGACAAAACAGAGTTTTACTGGCGAACAGAGGACGGTTCTAAGGTGCTTGTTCAACTTTTCCCATTAGGTTATGCAATCGGTAAATATTTACCTGAAGATGAAAGTGAATTGCAAAAACGAATCGATAAATATTTTGCTGTGCTTGATCGTGGCGCTACAACTAAAAATATTATTTTGCCAAATGGACATGATCAAATGCCAATTCAGCAAAATATATTTACAATCATGGATAAGCTAAAAACCCTTTATCCTGAACGCGAGTTTTTCTTGAGCAAATACGAAAATGTATTTGAAGAGCTAGAAAAAAATGAAGATCTCCCACTTTTACAAGGTGAATTTTTAGATGGGAAATACATGCGCGTCCATCGCAGTATTTACTCAACGCGTACCGACATTAAAGCCGCCAATACACGAATTGAAAATAAAATTACAAACGTACTAGAACCTTTAGCTTCAATGGCTTATAAATTAGGTTTTGAGTATCACCATGGACTTATTGAACTAATATGGAAAGAAATTATGAAAAATCATGCCCATGATAGCATCGGCTGCTGCTGTTCTGATAAAGTGCATCGTGAAATTATGAATCGTTTCTTTTTAGCCGAGGAAAAAACAGATCAGCTGATTGAATTTTACAAAAGAAAAATTGTAGACTCTGTTCAGGCAGACAATGATTTTGATCGCTTGGCAGCATTTAACTTCCTTCCTTATAAGCGTGAAGAAGTTTTAACAACTACTATTATTACCAAATTAAAAACCTTCACATTAACTGACAAAGATGACAATCAAGTTCCTTTTGATGTATTAAATAGTGAAGTTATGGATCCAGGCCTTATCGATCGTCAAATTGTACACTATGGTAACTATGATCCGTTTATCAAATATACCGTTCAATTTAAAGACACTCTTCCATCTATGGGCTATAAAACATATTTTGTTGTTCCAAGTGAACAAGATTCTATACAAAATCAATGTCAACAAGTAAAAGAAATAGAAACAGAATTTTACCATATTACTGCCAACAAAAACGGAACAATCAATTTATTCGATAAGCAGCTAAATCAGCTGTTCAATAACGTACTGCTTCTAGAAAATGGCGGAGACGATGGTGACGAGTATGACTTCTCTCCTCTTGAAAATGAACAATTACTGTATAGCAACAACGTAAATGCAACTGTTTTAATGACAGAAAATAAATACGAAGCCACCGTTGAGATTCATTATACATTCGACGTTCCTAAAAATTTAGAAGCACGAAAATATAGAAATATCAATAGCTCAATTGATATCAGTATGAAGCTAATAATTCCTATGCATAAACAAATTATTTCAATAGAAATGGAAATAAACAATCAAGCTGAAGACCATCGATTAAGAGCATTGATTCCAACAGAAATTGCTTCATCATTCTCTGTATCTGATAACCAATTTGGCACGATCAAACGAGATGTGTACGACAGTGCGATGGACCTTTGGCAACAAGAAGGCTGGGATGAACGCCCTGATTCAATTTATCCAATGCTAAGTTTTGTAAGCCTTGCTGATCATAATAAGGGTGTAAGTGTTCTGACTAATAGTATTCGTGAATACGAAATTATAGGCGAAAACTATGAAACTATCGCTCTTACGTTATTCCGCAGCGTAGGCACATTAGGTAAAGAAGAATTAATTAGAAGACCAGGTCGACCATCTGGAATCAAACTTCCAACGCCTGATTCCCAAATGATTGGTAAGCTGCGTCTTGAATTTGCACTTGTCACTCATTCTAACTCTGCTAATATTGCTCGAATTGCTAAACATTACACAACACCTGTTCATTTTTATAATAAAATACCGTTCAACGCCATGAAGCTAAATAAAGAAAATATTTCTACTCCAATGAGCTTTAGTCTTTTGACAGAAGAAAACAGCGATATGGTTATTAGTACCTTAAAAAAAGCTGAGAAAGATTCCGCACTTATTTTACGATTCTACAATGCAGCAAGTAAAGAAAAAATAGCCCTGTTTAAACTTAAAGCAGAGGAAGTATACGAAATCAATTTAAATGAAAAGCCTATTCAAACTTTACAAGTAAACGACTCTTCAATTTCTTTACCTGTCAAGAGCAATCAAGTCAAATCAATTCTTTTTGCATAA